The stretch of DNA GCCTTTCATCTAACTGGAGAGGTGGTTGGATAAAGTTCTCAGCTAATAAAACGTCTTGaccaaatgtgttttttttcacTCTGCAGTTTGTTTGTGAGTAGGCCACAAACACCTAAGTTATGGCTACAGTGTTTGAATAGACTAGCCTGTGTATTGCTGTTATTTCAATTGTATCACTAATCTAAACTTCTACACTTTTCCCACAACCTTGGGATGCCAACCTCCCTCTGTGTAGCACAGACACATCTCCGGTCAATGTTAACATTTCAGTCTATAACACAgttcatgtactgtatgtcacatTTAGTATCACCTGGTCAGAAAGTAATCCTTGTCATAGCCAAGTcgggtactgtatgtatgaaCAGGTAGACAAGATACTGAGGCATTCAGCTCACtattcagtacagtacatcatCCCAGGGTGTGCACCATGCCCTGGTTATAGGAACGTATAGGAAATTCCTCTCTGGGTTTTACTGTTCCTGTCTGAAGAGCTATCAGTCAAGAAGGCTCAGGCCTGCAGgggaaacagagaggaacagagatagAAGATGAGAAACTGTCCAGAACAGAGGATTATACAAGACACATGATTTTCATAAAGAGACAGGCAGGGTGGATGTGGAGATACGCTTCTGAGCCCTGAAGACCTATGTTGCTGGACAGGAGGAGATGGACAAggccacagtagcctacagtacaggacaacattaCTGCCCAGTCTGACCATTCACAAACAGCAGCTAGCTATTATGAGGGCCCAGTGCGGTGTTTGTTTGCCTTAATGATTTACCTAACTGAAGAAATACCTGTGAACATGTTATTCTGTCTGAGTTGACAGTGTCTGTGTCTCATTCAGCAGAAGCAGAAAGAGAGGTCATGCAGAAAGCGAGGCCTTCTggtcatgaacagtgattaaaTTGGGAACTCAGAGGTGGAGGAGCCCTATTGGGGGGGGGGAGTTGGATTAGGGTTGAGCCATGCTCACTGTCATCTGCCATGTCTCTCCACACTTTCTTCATTTCCTAAACCCTagccataactctaaccctagcttcatgtccacaccctggctcaaccctaacacTGGCCATAACCAGAACACttaacctagcttcatgtccacatcctggctcaaccctaacacTGGCCATAACCAGAACACttaacctagcttcatgtccacatcctggctcaaccctaacacTGGCCATAACCAGAACACttaacctagcttcatgtccacaccctggctcaacTCTAACACTGGCCATAACCAGAACACTTAACCTAGCTTtatgtccacaccctggctcaacTCTAACACTGGCCATAACTTTAACGCTGGTTTATTGTACCCTTTTCCTACTTTTCATGCCAAGGTGCAGGGGCCTGGCTCCAGGTAGCTCAGGCTCAATTTAACCACCGGTCATGAGTAATACTGCAAGTTATCATTGATTAGAGTTATTGCCTGAATGAGAAGGACAACCAGCCAGGGGATACTGACGGTACTGAAAGTCTGACTAAGGCCTAAATTCCATCAGATCAAGCATTAACCGGCAATAGCCGACACCCACatagctgatgttttgacaggtgtaattgcgttggagctgtcaaatcagtgagcagctgctcttctgatcattgtcacgaagccacacctGTCCCACTCACATTAGAAGTTCAGAACAAGAGAGTGttggctatatagaaataatgatgCTCAAATAATAAATCATTAAACTCCATAATGAGGATTTCTAATAGCCTAatcaaggtgtagattacatctcacattcccgTATGAAAttttgtaaacaaggctgcatgggatgtTTCTCACAGCCATATTCGCTTTAGGTATAGGGGagaatggggtaagttgagccaaaggagTAAGCTGAGccccccttgtttctaggaaaccatacacaaaatgtataatgtgaccaaatatttaggaagaggtcaccATTTCCtgaagtctgtgaaggaagaacccacatggaaaaagtggaaAGCAAGTTAAGTCCCAAAAATGGATTTCCACCAAGTAAAATTACTGTATTTTGTTAGAGGTTtaatgatgcttgtatctaaacaaAATTAGATTATTTTAATATTGttctataagcttcaatatgaggtcctaaacctagcatgaaagtgcattattgtagctgtgtgggctaacaTAGTCAAAATgattgccttggggtaagttgagccaatggcaatgGGTTTTAAGTTAAGCTAATGGGTTTTAAGTTAagctgggatatgaggtaacaacagggtCTGGCCTATGCTAAAAGTGTTTAAAAAACGTACAAAGGGTTAAGCTTGTACTAAAATATGCTTAAAATTATTAAAAAActattgtgattgtgttgaacTGTGTTTGagaaataaagatagacatggttttaaaaggAAGTGGTACAAAATGtgtcaacttaccccactctcccccaaTGCTAGGGGCcccttgtggatttgacagctctaatgcagttccacctctgacaaaacaaaacaaccttTATGTGGTTGTCGGCTAGCTCGGATCTGATCAAATCTAGCTCTAAATCAACAACGGCTTGGGTCACTTACTAGTAGTCCTCTGTGCATTCAACGACCATATAGTACAAGGTTGCATTCTGTTTATTAAAATACTTTGGTTCACTCTCAAGCTGTGGTTATAAAGTGCTGTCAGGCAAAACACATGAAGATACTCACCGAAATAGGCATTTGCAGGCCTACAGAGCCGTTCACAGAGCTTTGGGGGGATATTTATTTTCTTTAACAACACAATCACTGATCACACATTGTAAGAAAGCTAGTGCCAGTGACTTCTAGGTCTACTAACTAGAGATTATTAAAATCAGGGGGAAGTGTGGCGATCAGCTGATCATAGCGAATGATGATGTTAATCTTCTAGCTAGCTAGATATCTATGCTATCGAAACAAACTCGTTTTTACTGCTCCTGGCATCTAGTTTTACAAAGCCACCTGATCCCGCGAGCTTGATAGCGAAGCGTGAGTCAGTCTGGTATTTACGTCGCtgactaaactccactccatgGTGAAGGGAGTTtctgatgaactggagcagaGACAAAGATGTGAATATAATGACACCCTAACAATTAGATTCGTTGTCCACTCCTGACTATTCCTCTTTCTTtagattggtggatacatctcgTTATTTTTATACTTTTTTGAATATTCGATGGGGGGTGTTGACATCAAccacctgtattcaatggagatgTTATGCTACTAGCCTCATGCCATAAATATGCATAGCCATCTTGAGAAAACTTTCTCAAAGTTTGCCGGGATGCCaagtgtcctacttatatcagtacactcttAACAACCTAAGTAAGTATTACAGAACTTCTATTCAACCAAATAAACCTcatgtagcaaataagccataacattttttgttgaccaaattcgacactctctcATTGATCTCTATATAAAAATTCCTTGTTTGGTGagctctcattgacctccatacaaaaactcctcgCTTGGTGAGCTCTCATTGACCTCTATACAAAAACTCCTCGCTTGGTGAGCGCTCATTGACCTCTATACAAAAACTCCTTGTTTGGTGAGCTCTCATTGACCTCTATACAAAAACTCCTCGCTTGGTGAGCTCTCATTGACCTCTATACAAAAACTCCTCGCTTGGTGAGCTCTCATTGACCTCTATACAAAAACTCCTCGCTTGGTGAGCTCTCATTGACCTCTATACAAAAACTCCTCGCTTGGTGAGCTCTCATTGACTTCCATACAAAGCTCCTCGCTTGGTGAGCTCTCATTGACTTCCATACAAAGCTCCTCGCTTGGTGAGCTCTCATTGACCTCTTTACAAAACCCCCTCGTTTGGCTCATTGACCTCTATACAAAAACTCCTCGCTTGGTGAGCTCTCATTGACCTCTATACAAAAACTTCTCGCTTGGTGAGCTCTCATTGACTTCCATACAAAACTCCTCGCTTGGTGAGCTCTCATTGACTTCCATACAAAACTCCTCGCTTGGTGAGCTCTCATTAAGCTCTATACAAAACCCCCTCGTTTGAGGAGCTCTCAATgccacctgctggagaagacagatttttggCCCAGTTATACCCCCCACTTAGCCTCTTACTCTCTAGCAGAGACCAGGCTTTGATGAATTCAGCTCAGACATCGATTCGCCCAAGATCAATACAAGAAAATTAGAATGATGCAACGCTTACCTTGTACCTACGTTTGTCCTCTAATTGAGTGCctttctttgtttgctgaaatccatactttttccaaaaacattaATCAAATACAATCACCTTCCTTGTTGAGATTCAAATGGCACACGCGCATTTGCTCTGAGTTACCATCTAAGAGCAACAGCAATCAGGGGCAGACTGGGACAAAAAAAATTCTCTGGCATTTTAGCCACACCAGCCCACCTCACCACGCATGTGACACATAACATAGGCAGTACACTGTACCAGTGACTAATGAAAAACATAGCCTTCCACCTTTTTTAACCAGCTCATGTAAAAACacagatacaactcaccactataactgtgccTCTGTTACCTCCTTGTTGTGCAGTCTGACTCTGTATCTTCTCTGCTGTCACTCCTAAGTGTAAATTGCTATTACATATAAAGCCAACATATTAAGGAACTGTCAGTATATCCGCGTCTCTATGTTTTCTTCCTACATTCACTCACcactgagctgtctctgctaagCCTAGCATCCTTTCCCACGGCACTGTACAAGAAGACCAtgacacgcccccccccccacccccacatccGAAGGGTTAATTACTATTACATATATAGAGACAAAATTTTAAAACAGTCAAATATTAAAACTCTCGCTCTGTTCTCCCGACCTCCACTGCACTTGActactgcagcagcagcagctgagcTGTCTGTGGTGCTAAGCCTAGCATCACTGGGACCAGAAGACTAGGGGGCCACACTGTCTGTGGTGCTAAGCCTAGCATCACTGGGACCAGAAGACTAGGGGGGCACACTGTCTGTGGTGCTAAGCCTAGCATCACTGGGACCAGAAGACTAGGGGGCCACACTGTCTGTGGTGCTAAGCCTAGCATCACtgggaccagaagaccagggggcCACAATGTCTGTGGTGCTAGCATCACTGGGACCAGAAGACTAGGGGGCCACACTGTCTGTGGTGCTAAGCCTAGCATCACTGGGACCAGAAGACTAGGGGGCCACACTGTCTGTGGTGCTAAGCCTAGCATCACTGGGACCAGAAGACTAGGGGGCCACACTGTCTGTGGTGCTAAGCCTAGCATCACTGGGACCAGAAGACTAGGGGGCCACACTGTCTGTGGTGCTAAGCCTTGCATCACtgggaccagaagaccagggggcCACACTGTCTGTGCTGAGCCCAGCTATCTCCAAGAGTAACACTTTATTtaaggatccataataaacaggcATTTATAAGGCAGTTACAAACCGTTTGCTCATtatttattaatcattactcccacatttGTAAATGTTAGTAAGCTGGTTATTCACACATGTATATATATTTCCTTAAGCCCCCTGGTTTGTGTGCTTATTCTTTACCAGTTACTGAAGGAATGTCTACCAATGGCATGTCCATCTTTTTGTGCAAAATTTCACTGGTTACTAAAACATGTATAAAGTATTTATAACATGTAAATAGCACTCACTTTAGGGAATGCAAAAATACTTTACTAATGAGTAGTAAATTGTTTGTTAATGTGGgggtaatgattaataaatggtgAACACACAATTTATAAATGCCTTATAAATGGTTTATTACAgacccttaaaataaagtgtttcaCATCCTAGTTGTGAATGAATTAACACATATATTAGACAAAGAAGAAAATCACTGAATAAATgttatatatacactgaacaaaaatataaatgcaacatacaacaatgttaaagattttactgagttacagttcataaaaggaaatcagtcaattgaaataaattcatcaggccctgatctatgggtttcacatgactggacagggggagttttttccccacaaaagggctttattacagacagaaatactcctcagcatccccccagccctcctcagacaatcccgcaggtgaagaaaccggatgtggaggtcctggctgGCGTGTttacacttggtctgcggttgtgaggccggttggacgtaccgccaaattctctaaaacgatattggaggtggcttatggtaaacAAATGAAcagtcaattctctggcaacagctctggtggacattcatgcagtcagcattccaattgcatgTTCCcgcaaaacttgagatatctgtggcattgtgttgtgtgacaaaactgcacattttagaatggccttttattgtcccccgcaCAGTgtgctgtgtaatgatcatgctgtttaatcagtttcttgaaatgcggtggatggattatcttggcaaaggagaaaatgCACATTGAGCAATTATTATGCATTAATTCAGTGTTTTGTTGaaaaatatgatgacttgcattTAATAAAAAGCAGCCCGAAATGCCAGATGGTCTGATCCCTTTTTAGCCCAGCGGGCCTGTCTAACTTGGGTTTTTTGCTCAAAATTATCATTATCTGGCTAATAATGGAGGCCTCATGGAAAAGAATGGGCtggtgtgttagaaatgccagggTCGATTTTTTGTCCCAGTCAGACCCTGCTTGATCCACATTTGGTGCAATGTGTGAGAAATTGAGGAAGGTTGACATTGTTGGTTTATTGCACAAGTGATAgattttgtattagtttgtccaGTGCCATTTAAGAAACTAGACATTAATTGTGGAGGCAGTGAAAAGATTTTTGGATCTCCAGGACTTCACGGTCTAAACATTACGGGGAATATTGAATGATGTCTCCCTCTTTCATGCTCTTGAAGCTGTGTAAAGATCTGAGTATACATTTGAATCCGACTGAAAGAGTACATTTTAGTTTTTTGTTTACTTGTGGAAATTAGGAGTATGTTTTTCCCCCTTCCCAGATTATTTATGATAGTTGCAGTGTTCCCCCCAtccagtaggtggcggcatgcacatCTAACGTATGTTTGAGGGACCAACATAGTcccatagaagaagaagaaataGAAGATTCAACATCATGGCCGTTGCCGGGGTTATTGATGAGCATGGAAGGTTTCAGCCTATGTTGGCCTTGCAGGATTATAGTAGTTCTTCAATTGGAGGAATTGATACAGACATCAACATCTCATGCGGGGAAAGCGGCTACCACACGATGTCCGATTCCACCAATCCAACCCCAAATTCTACACCGACGCCTGTATCCATACTCGCGCGCATATCGCTCATGCCAGGTGGTGAGCGACACGGATTATCGCACTCTCCAATTGTTAAAAAGAAGCGACATGTTTGTACGTTTGATGGCTGTGTCAGGGCCTACGGAAAATTGTCTCACCTGAAGTCGCATATAAGGACACATACAGGTATGTGCAAAGCTTAGCAGTAcgtttacatgctgaccacaccggcCTGGATGCGTGCGCGAGTTTTgctaaataaatgtacacatacatgttattcaatcatttcatccaaactgctcgCACGAGTCAATGATCGTCTGTGTAGCCAAGAGCTAAagtagaacttggttctattttaaACGCTTGATGTGTGCTGCAaatcctgtctctcccatctcaTTGTTTTTTAGGAACATATTCCAATGCGGGTGATTTGAAAGATAAAGGTCCACACTTAGGGTTGCCAACTTTTTCACTACCAAATAACGGACAAAATGTGGCGTGCCAGTGCACGGTGCCACGGCGGCGTGGGTATGGTGTTGTGTGaatgaatatacagtatattcttaTTCAATTGGAAAGGAAATGCATTTTTATATTCCATTTGGTCTATAACTTTACTAAAACTGTATCATTATGTAAACTTGTGACTAAACCTCAAAATAAATTATCAAAGAAATCACAATTAAGACCTTTCAAACATTTCAAATGGAAAAGAGGGGCATGAGTCACCCACCAAGTCTTTTTCCATTGATATTTTTTTGCTGCTCTTGACTGATTCAAGCAGTTTTGCATAGCCAAAGAGAACCCTTACATGACAAGTCACAGTTCACAGATATTTGAAGTGAATATTTGATCAGCTCTGTGCTGCATCTTTTTCTTGAGTGTGATCATGTAATGGTCATCAGAGAAAATCCTCTCTACAAAGACATTTGAGCCTGGCACACTGAGGACAAATGAAACAATTCTGAACACGTTGATCAAGTTGGTTTTTCCTAGGTTTTGGAAAACTGCCACCTACTTCTCACTGGTGGATTTTGTGGTATCCTGTCTGGATTTCTTCCCGGATAGCACTAAACTCTTCATAGAGTTGGTCcatactgactgtctctgtcattTTGAGGCCAATCACCACCTGTTCCAGGTCAGTGAAGGAGAGCTCCTCATAGAGGCCGATCGGTTTCAGTTTCAACATTACATTTCCTGGTGAGAAATCAAACCACTTGTCAATGTATGTAATGACAGTGTCATAGAACGTAAGTCCTGTTGCTACTTGGACATTTGTGCTGACACTTGTTTGTCCATCAGCTGCTTGGTCTGGTATCCAGAAAAACTGTCCTGTTTCCACTGAAGCATTTTCATTTTGGACTTCCTCTTAAACATCTGTGATGCGGAGTGTTGTTTCCTCCAGGTTTTTTTACACGTTGGACAGAAACACACCCTACGTTGTGTAAAAAGCACAGATAAATCTCAGCAGCTTCCGTTTTTTTCTTCATACTTAAAAGTACTCTTAAGTGCCACAGGACAGGTCTCCCCAAGGGACCTGAAGTACGAAGTAAGAGCTGGCCAGCTTTGCAGGAGACGATCGACAGCTGGGTGAAGAGAGAGCCACCGTGTGCAAACATGTCGCAGAATTTCACACCACTCAATGTCTCAACAAAGGCAAAAAATGCACGCAGTTCCTCTCTTCAGGAAGCAGATACTGAGAAGTGGCTGTAGATCTTTAAAACAATTGCCTCAATATCCACTGACAGCTGATCGCAGGCATTATGAGCTATGTGAGCTGGGCAATTAGCTTTCAGAATGCGATTGTTGGCATTGCTCAATAACTGGTAAACGGAGTGGTGTTTTCCAAAGTTGACATTGGCATTCTCTGCTGCATAGACTGGGATGTGTGTAATATCCAGTTCATGCTTTTCCAGACACATCAAGCTCTGATGAACTATGTCATTTGTAGTTTCATCACTGTCTTTATAAAAGTCAAGTAACTTGCACTGCACTCcgtcagacagagagaaatatCTCACACACACTGGAGACATGTTTCTCTTTCCCTTGTTGGAGGCGTCACTGAGAAATACACGAGCTCACCTTCGGTCAGGGACAGATCTTCCAAAATATCCCACACAGTCTTTGGTCCTAAAACATTCATTGGAATCATCTCAGCTTTCGTTCTTCCCAAGTGCATCTTCTTCACAACATTTGAGTCGTGAAACAAAGCACCGTTGAGTTTAACAAGACAGTCGGTTCTGTTGTAGCTGAGTCCGTGTTTAACTGTATGGTACACATACGAGGCTGTGATTTGTCATTTTCCACAGTAGACGTCACGAAGAATGTGCCGATATTGCTAGCACGTTTAGCTAGCATGGCCTTCTTGTGCACTTATGTGGATGCATGCTGAGTTAGGTCATTCTCCCCTCCATGGCCAATTTGAGAATTCCCGATGGCATAAAGTACAGAAAGCTTTCGTCGAGTCACCACTTAACCCACATCTTTTTTGCTTCCCATTGTTTGTTGTAGTAGCTGCACAGTCTTTTTTCAGGTTTATCCATATTTCCTTGACATGCCAAACTGACCGAACAACAACAAATTACTTTGCAGAAATTGGCGCATTTACGCTATACTGTGATTGGATGAATATACGGGACAAGGGAGGTCCTGTATGAGACAAACCAATTTAGCCCAATATAAGGGATTCCCGGCTAATACGGGACCGTTGGCAAACCTATCCACGCTCCAGTCCCGTTGGTTGCCAACGGCCAtataaaatccacagaagaaagcaactaaaggaggagagattactaaaAACTGACTAGGCTTCCCCTTTTATCTGTTCATTAATTGTCAAAGTAGAGAACACAATTTTGTTTGACTCAAAGTTGGGCAAAATTATATAAAGATCCAGCAAAAAAGAGGAAATtgtacaagctagctagctaaatgtccatgaatgcTTCAGAtattttgacctgtccccaaatcaATATAGTGTGTTCAGAGTTAGTTTTGCTATTTAAACCTCCGTGTCCTGATCACGTATGGTGTGGATGGACAGAATCAACATGCGCCCAATGGTGGACGCGGGCGCGCCTGGTCTAGTCAGCATGTTGGCCTCCATTGGTCATCTATTAGCCTACAGTCCAATGTAATGGATGACCGAGCAATCGAGGCTATGCTTACCATGTGTGTGCATCGCATAGAGTAGCAAGTATGTTGGTTGTGAATAATAACTGTTTCTTCATCCCATCCCAGGTGAGAAGCCCTACAACTGCTCCTGGCCCGACTGTGACAAGAAGTTCTCCCGTTCTGATGAACAAATCCGCCATCTGCGGACTCACACGGGCGAGAAACAGTTCCAGTGCCCACTGTGTGCCATGCGCTTCATGCGAAGCGACCACCTGCTTAAGCATGCCCGCCGCCACCCTGGCTTCGAACCATCCATGATCAGCCACAAGGGCAACCCAATAATGGACTAAAGGAGCCTAACTGTACTCCTTATAGTCCAAGGACATTacatgct from Salvelinus fontinalis isolate EN_2023a chromosome 5, ASM2944872v1, whole genome shotgun sequence encodes:
- the LOC129855111 gene encoding Krueppel-like factor 9 → MAVAGVIDEHGRFQPMLALQDYSSSSIGGIDTDINISCGESGYHTMSDSTNPTPNSTPTPVSILARISLMPGGERHGLSHSPIVKKKRHVCTFDGCVRAYGKLSHLKSHIRTHTGEKPYNCSWPDCDKKFSRSDEQIRHLRTHTGEKQFQCPLCAMRFMRSDHLLKHARRHPGFEPSMISHKGNPIMD